One Cedecea neteri DNA segment encodes these proteins:
- the mpl gene encoding UDP-N-acetylmuramate:L-alanyl-gamma-D-glutamyl-meso-diaminopimelate ligase, with the protein MRIHILGICGTFMGGLAMLARSLGHEVTGSDANVYPPMSTLLEEQGISLIEGYDASQLDPHPDLVIIGNAMTRGNPCVEAVLEQGIPYMSGPQWLHDFVLRDRWVIAVAGTHGKTTTAGMATWILEACGYKPGFVIGGVPGNFEVSARLGDSPFFVIEADEYDCAFFDKRSKFVHYCPRTLILNNLEFDHADIFDDLKAIQKQFHHLVRIVPGQGKIIWPENDVNLKQTLAMGCWSEQELVGDQGHWQAKKLTTDASQWEVYLDGECVGTVNWQLVGEHNMHNGLMAIAAARHVGVTPADAAQALGSFVNARRRLELRGEAHGVTVYDDFAHHPTAILATLAALRGKVGGTARILAVLEPRSNTMKMGVCKDDLAPSLGRADEVFLLQPQHIPWQVAEVAEACVQPAHWSADVDTLAEMVVKTAQPGDHILVMSNGGFGGIHQKLLDGLAKKAEQQSEQAF; encoded by the coding sequence ATGCGCATTCATATTCTAGGGATCTGTGGCACCTTTATGGGCGGCCTGGCGATGCTGGCACGCTCTTTAGGGCATGAAGTGACGGGCTCAGACGCCAATGTTTATCCACCGATGAGTACGCTGCTCGAAGAGCAGGGGATCTCGTTAATCGAAGGTTATGACGCCAGCCAGCTCGACCCACACCCGGATCTGGTGATCATCGGCAACGCGATGACGCGCGGTAATCCGTGCGTGGAAGCCGTTCTGGAGCAGGGCATTCCGTATATGTCCGGCCCGCAGTGGCTGCATGACTTTGTGCTGCGCGACCGCTGGGTGATTGCGGTCGCGGGGACGCACGGAAAAACCACGACAGCCGGAATGGCCACCTGGATTCTGGAAGCCTGTGGCTACAAGCCAGGCTTTGTTATCGGTGGCGTACCGGGTAACTTTGAGGTCTCTGCGCGCCTGGGCGATAGCCCCTTCTTTGTCATTGAAGCCGATGAATATGACTGCGCGTTCTTCGACAAACGCTCCAAATTTGTCCATTACTGCCCACGGACGCTGATCCTCAACAACCTGGAGTTCGATCACGCGGATATCTTTGACGATCTGAAAGCGATCCAGAAGCAGTTCCATCATCTGGTTCGCATCGTCCCAGGGCAGGGCAAAATTATCTGGCCGGAAAACGATGTCAATCTGAAGCAAACCCTGGCGATGGGCTGCTGGAGCGAGCAGGAGCTGGTGGGCGATCAGGGCCACTGGCAGGCGAAGAAGCTGACGACCGATGCTTCGCAGTGGGAAGTTTATCTGGACGGCGAATGCGTGGGTACCGTGAACTGGCAACTGGTCGGCGAACACAACATGCATAACGGCCTGATGGCCATTGCCGCGGCCCGCCATGTTGGCGTTACTCCGGCGGACGCAGCTCAGGCGTTAGGTAGCTTTGTGAACGCGCGCCGCCGTCTTGAGCTGCGCGGTGAAGCGCATGGCGTCACCGTTTATGATGACTTTGCTCATCACCCGACGGCGATTCTGGCCACGCTTGCTGCCCTGCGCGGCAAAGTGGGCGGCACCGCCCGCATTCTGGCCGTGCTGGAGCCTCGTTCTAACACCATGAAAATGGGCGTCTGCAAAGACGATCTGGCACCCTCTCTGGGGCGCGCGGACGAAGTGTTCCTGCTTCAGCCGCAGCACATTCCGTGGCAGGTTGCAGAAGTGGCGGAAGCCTGCGTGCAGCCAGCGCACTGGAGTGCAGACGTAGACACGCTCGCGGAGATGGTAGTGAAAACGGCGCAACCGGGCGACCATATTCTGGTCATGAGCAACGGTGGTTTCGGCGGCATTCATCAAAAATTGTTGGATGGTCTGGCGAAGAAAGCTGAACAGCAGAGTGAGCAAGCGTTTTAA
- a CDS encoding DUF805 domain-containing protein, with protein MDWYFKVLRNYIGFGGRARRKEYWMFHLVNFILAGVLSVLDKMLGLHIAKDEGALTTIYTVLVFLPLWAVQFRRLHDTDRSAWWLLLLLIPIVGWLIILAFNCQDGTPATNRFGPDPKAPELY; from the coding sequence ATGGATTGGTATTTCAAAGTATTAAGAAATTACATTGGGTTCGGCGGGCGTGCTCGCCGCAAAGAGTACTGGATGTTTCATCTGGTGAACTTCATTCTGGCGGGCGTGCTGAGCGTGCTGGATAAAATGCTTGGACTACACATCGCCAAAGATGAAGGGGCGCTCACCACGATTTATACCGTTCTGGTTTTCCTGCCGCTTTGGGCAGTCCAGTTTCGTCGCCTGCACGACACCGACCGCTCAGCCTGGTGGCTGTTGCTGCTGTTAATCCCGATTGTTGGCTGGCTGATTATTCTGGCATTCAACTGCCAGGACGGCACGCCTGCAACCAACCGCTTCGGGCCAGATCCTAAAGCCCCTGAGCTTTATTAA
- a CDS encoding glutathione S-transferase family protein, which produces MGQLIDGVWHDVWYDTKSTGGRFKRSESAFRNWLTADGAAGPSGKAGFAAEKDRYHLYVSLACPWAHRTLIVRKLKGLEPFISVSVVNPLMLQNGWTFAEDFPEATGDTLYHHDFLYQLYLQADPHYTGRVTVPVLWDKKNQTIVSNESAEIIRMFNTAFDALGARAGNYYPEELKSEIDELNGWIYDTVNNGVYKAGFATSQEAYDEAVEKVFISLARLEQILGQHRYLTGPQLTEADIRLWTTLVRFDPVYVTHFKCDKYRISDYPNLYGFLRDIYQIPGIRETVSFPHIRTHYYRSHKTINPTGIISIGPAQDLDEPHGRDERFRKS; this is translated from the coding sequence ATGGGACAACTCATCGACGGTGTCTGGCATGACGTCTGGTACGACACCAAATCGACCGGCGGCCGCTTTAAACGTTCGGAATCCGCCTTCCGCAACTGGCTGACTGCCGACGGCGCAGCGGGCCCCTCCGGCAAAGCAGGATTCGCCGCAGAGAAAGACCGCTATCATCTGTATGTGTCTCTCGCCTGTCCCTGGGCGCACCGCACGCTGATTGTACGTAAGCTGAAAGGCCTCGAGCCCTTTATCTCCGTTTCCGTCGTAAACCCGCTGATGCTGCAAAACGGCTGGACGTTCGCGGAGGATTTCCCGGAGGCTACCGGCGACACGCTTTATCACCATGACTTCCTGTATCAGCTTTATCTGCAGGCCGATCCCCATTACACCGGCCGCGTGACGGTACCTGTACTTTGGGATAAGAAAAATCAGACAATCGTCAGCAACGAGTCCGCAGAAATCATTCGTATGTTTAATACGGCCTTTGATGCCCTCGGTGCGCGAGCAGGAAATTATTATCCTGAAGAGCTCAAAAGCGAGATTGATGAGCTGAACGGCTGGATTTATGACACGGTGAACAACGGCGTGTACAAAGCGGGCTTTGCCACATCTCAGGAAGCCTACGATGAAGCCGTTGAAAAAGTCTTTATCTCCCTGGCACGCCTGGAGCAGATTCTTGGTCAGCATCGCTACTTAACCGGCCCACAGCTAACCGAGGCAGACATTCGCCTGTGGACGACCCTGGTCCGCTTTGACCCGGTCTATGTTACCCACTTTAAGTGCGATAAATACCGCATCAGTGACTACCCTAATCTTTACGGCTTCCTTCGCGATATTTATCAAATACCCGGCATTCGTGAAACGGTGAGTTTCCCGCATATTCGTACTCACTATTATCGCAGCCACAAAACGATCAACCCAACCGGCATTATTTCCATCGGCCCTGCTCAAGATTTAGACGAGCCGCACGGGCGAGATGAGCGGTTTAGGAAGAGTTAA
- a CDS encoding DoxX family protein produces MKKLEDVGVLVARILMPILFITAGWGKITGYAGTQQYMEAMGVPGALLPLTILLEFGGGLAILFGFLTRTTALITALFTVLTAFLFHSNFAEGVNSIMFMKNLTIAGGYLLLAVFGPGAISLDRVLNKKW; encoded by the coding sequence ATGAAAAAATTAGAAGATGTTGGCGTACTGGTTGCTCGTATTCTGATGCCAATCCTGTTTATTACCGCAGGCTGGGGCAAAATCACCGGTTATGCAGGCACACAGCAGTACATGGAAGCCATGGGCGTGCCGGGTGCACTGCTGCCGCTGACCATTCTGCTTGAGTTCGGCGGCGGCCTGGCCATCCTGTTCGGTTTCCTGACCCGTACAACCGCGCTGATCACCGCGCTGTTTACCGTACTGACCGCGTTCCTGTTCCACAGCAACTTCGCGGAAGGCGTGAACTCCATTATGTTTATGAAGAACCTCACCATTGCGGGTGGCTACCTGCTGCTGGCAGTCTTCGGCCCAGGCGCAATCAGCCTTGACCGCGTCCTGAATAAAAAATGGTAA
- a CDS encoding YqjK-like family protein, whose protein sequence is MSDAERDKRKAYLLSQVQQQRLDLSAAKRDWLQVTSPYDRGWNTLVSLRSYAMIASSVLAIWTVKHPGKFMRWAKRGFGAWSTWRLIRNTLNLPSR, encoded by the coding sequence ATGAGCGATGCAGAACGTGATAAACGTAAAGCCTATCTGCTCAGCCAGGTTCAGCAACAGCGACTCGATCTCAGCGCCGCAAAACGCGACTGGCTGCAGGTCACCAGCCCCTACGATCGCGGCTGGAATACCTTAGTCAGCCTGCGTAGCTACGCGATGATCGCCAGCAGCGTGTTGGCAATCTGGACGGTGAAGCATCCCGGTAAATTTATGCGCTGGGCAAAACGAGGATTTGGCGCCTGGAGTACCTGGCGGCTTATTCGTAATACGCTGAACCTCCCCTCGCGTTAA
- a CDS encoding phage holin family protein has translation MADSHQSQGPGKSVLGVGQRLVTILVGMVETRVRLAVVELEEEKAHIVQLLLMLGLTMLFAAFGLMSLMVLVIWAVDPQYRLNAMIATTVVLLSLALIGGIWTLRKSRQSTLLRHTRRELDNDRALLEEDKR, from the coding sequence ATGGCGGATTCTCACCAAAGCCAGGGGCCGGGCAAAAGCGTGCTCGGCGTTGGCCAGCGGCTGGTGACGATTTTGGTCGGCATGGTCGAAACTCGTGTGCGTCTTGCCGTCGTTGAGCTGGAAGAGGAAAAAGCACATATCGTCCAGCTGCTGCTGATGCTCGGCCTGACCATGCTGTTCGCCGCCTTTGGCTTAATGAGCCTGATGGTGCTGGTTATCTGGGCCGTTGATCCGCAGTATCGTCTTAACGCCATGATTGCTACCACGGTCGTCCTGCTGTCGCTGGCATTGATCGGCGGAATCTGGACGCTGCGAAAGTCCCGTCAATCAACCCTGCTGCGCCACACTCGGCGCGAGCTGGATAACGACAGGGCCTTGCTGGAAGAGGATAAGCGATGA
- a CDS encoding DUF883 family protein, which yields MSKDTTSEHLRAELKSLADTLEEVLSASTDKSKTELDKLRAKAEKTLKESRDRLGETSEAIAKQTREAAAKADDYVRENPWTGVGIGAAVGVVLGVLLARR from the coding sequence ATGTCAAAAGATACTACGTCAGAACATTTACGCGCTGAGTTGAAATCCCTGGCAGATACGCTTGAAGAAGTCCTGAGTGCGTCCACGGATAAGTCAAAAACTGAACTGGACAAGCTGCGTGCCAAAGCGGAAAAAACGCTAAAAGAGAGCCGCGATCGCCTGGGTGAAACCAGCGAAGCCATCGCCAAACAAACCCGTGAAGCGGCTGCCAAAGCGGATGATTATGTCCGCGAGAACCCGTGGACCGGTGTAGGCATTGGTGCGGCGGTCGGCGTCGTGCTGGGTGTGCTGCTGGCACGTCGCTAA
- a CDS encoding DUF1090 domain-containing protein translates to MNYRTVLALALLTLASAAQANTLCSEKEQDIQREIGYAEKHNNQHRIDGLKKALSEVRENCSDAGLRAEHQKKIAKQKAEIEERKADLIEARQKGDPEKITKREKKLAEAEDSLKALEKRDY, encoded by the coding sequence ATGAATTACCGCACCGTACTGGCACTGGCTTTACTCACGCTCGCCTCCGCCGCACAGGCAAATACTTTGTGCAGCGAAAAAGAGCAGGATATTCAACGCGAGATTGGCTATGCGGAAAAACACAATAACCAGCACCGTATTGATGGCCTGAAAAAGGCTCTGAGCGAAGTGCGTGAAAACTGCAGCGACGCAGGCCTGCGCGCTGAACATCAAAAGAAAATCGCAAAGCAGAAAGCTGAAATCGAAGAGCGTAAAGCCGATCTCATCGAAGCCCGTCAGAAGGGTGACCCGGAAAAAATCACCAAACGCGAGAAGAAACTTGCGGAAGCAGAAGATAGCCTCAAAGCTTTAGAGAAGCGTGATTACTGA
- the mzrA gene encoding EnvZ/OmpR regulon moderator MzrA, translating into MKLAFTRRLRAALLVGALAIASLMVWSGMQNKDSTLEIRASRQGGSIPDGFYVWHHLDANGIRFKSITPLNNTLLVTFDSSAQSEAAKEVLNRTLPQGYVIAQQDGDKDALAWLSILRPDHNHLG; encoded by the coding sequence ATGAAATTAGCTTTCACTCGCCGCCTGAGGGCGGCGCTGCTTGTTGGTGCCCTGGCCATTGCGTCGCTGATGGTGTGGTCCGGCATGCAGAATAAGGATTCCACCCTTGAGATCCGTGCCTCACGGCAGGGCGGGAGTATTCCCGACGGCTTCTATGTCTGGCACCACCTGGATGCCAACGGCATTCGTTTTAAAAGTATTACGCCGCTCAATAACACCCTATTGGTCACGTTTGATTCCAGTGCACAGAGTGAGGCGGCAAAAGAAGTCCTCAACCGCACGCTGCCCCAGGGCTATGTCATTGCTCAACAGGATGGAGACAAAGACGCTCTGGCCTGGCTTTCTATTCTGCGCCCTGACCACAATCATCTCGGCTGA
- the yqjA gene encoding DedA family general envelope maintenance protein YqjA has protein sequence MELLTQLLSALWSQDFETLANPSMIGMLYFVLFMILFLENGILPAAFLPGDSLLVLVGVLIAKGAMGFPETVALLTIAASLGSWLGYIQGRWLGNTRLVQNWLSHLPAHYHQRSHQLFHKHGLSALLIGRFIAFVRTLLPTIAGLSGLNSARFQFFNWMSGLLWILILTTLGYLLGKTPVFLKYEDALMSCLMLIPVVLLVIGLVGSLIVLWRKKRSQSR, from the coding sequence ATGGAACTACTGACTCAACTGCTCTCCGCACTCTGGAGCCAGGATTTTGAAACACTCGCCAATCCGTCGATGATTGGCATGCTCTATTTTGTGCTGTTCATGATTTTATTTCTTGAGAACGGCATACTGCCGGCGGCGTTCTTACCCGGCGACAGTTTGCTCGTGCTGGTTGGCGTTCTCATTGCTAAAGGCGCAATGGGTTTTCCCGAAACCGTCGCACTGCTGACCATCGCCGCAAGCCTCGGCAGCTGGCTGGGTTATATCCAGGGGCGCTGGCTGGGAAATACCCGCCTCGTCCAAAACTGGCTGTCACACCTGCCGGCCCATTATCACCAGCGTTCACACCAGCTTTTCCATAAACATGGGCTGTCTGCGTTGCTCATTGGGCGCTTTATTGCTTTTGTTCGTACCCTGCTGCCAACTATTGCCGGATTATCGGGTCTTAATAGCGCACGCTTTCAGTTCTTCAACTGGATGAGCGGCCTGCTGTGGATATTGATTCTGACGACCCTGGGCTATTTGCTGGGCAAAACACCGGTCTTCCTTAAGTACGAAGACGCTTTGATGTCGTGCCTGATGCTGATCCCAGTGGTGCTCCTGGTTATCGGTCTGGTCGGTTCGTTAATCGTGCTTTGGCGTAAAAAACGTAGCCAAAGTCGCTAG
- the exuR gene encoding transcriptional regulator ExuR translates to MDAVEPRRLYQQLAAELKQRIESGVYQVGEKLPAERFIAEEKNVSRTVVREAIIMLEVEGYVEVRKGSGIHVMSNQAKSMTVPDERFEFANYGPFELLQARQLIESNIAEFAATQVTKQDIMKLMEIQEKARKEQTYRDSEWDLQFHVQVALATQNGALATIVEKMWSHRIYNPYWKKLHEHIDMRPVDNWCDDHDQILKALIRKDPHAAKLAMWQHLENTRQMLFNATSDDFEFNADRYFFAENPVIHLDTAANGQK, encoded by the coding sequence ATGGATGCCGTAGAACCCCGCCGCCTTTACCAGCAGCTTGCCGCCGAATTAAAACAACGTATTGAAAGCGGTGTTTATCAGGTCGGAGAAAAACTGCCTGCGGAGCGGTTTATCGCCGAAGAAAAAAACGTCAGCCGTACCGTCGTTCGTGAAGCGATCATCATGCTGGAAGTGGAAGGCTACGTTGAAGTTCGCAAGGGTTCAGGCATTCACGTCATGTCTAACCAGGCAAAATCCATGACCGTGCCGGATGAGCGCTTTGAGTTTGCCAATTATGGCCCTTTCGAGCTGCTGCAGGCGAGACAGCTTATCGAAAGTAATATCGCGGAATTCGCCGCCACCCAGGTCACCAAGCAAGATATTATGAAACTGATGGAGATCCAGGAAAAAGCGCGAAAAGAGCAAACTTACCGTGATTCTGAGTGGGATCTTCAGTTTCACGTCCAGGTTGCGCTGGCGACACAAAACGGCGCACTGGCGACCATCGTTGAAAAAATGTGGAGCCACCGCATTTACAACCCGTACTGGAAGAAACTGCACGAACACATCGATATGCGGCCGGTCGACAACTGGTGCGATGATCACGATCAGATTCTTAAAGCCCTGATACGTAAAGATCCTCACGCCGCAAAACTGGCAATGTGGCAACATCTTGAAAATACTCGCCAAATGCTATTTAACGCCACCAGCGATGATTTTGAATTCAATGCCGACCGCTATTTCTTTGCAGAAAATCCGGTCATTCACCTTGATACAGCCGCAAACGGTCAAAAATAG
- a CDS encoding MFS transporter — MRKIKGLRWYMIALVTLGTVLGYLTRNTVAVAAPTLMSELNITTQQYSWIIAAYSACYTVMQPVAGYLLDVLGTKVGYAVFAVAWAIFCGATALAGSWGGLALARGAVGAAEAAMIPAGLKASSEWFPAKERSIAVGYFNVGSSIGAMIAPPLVVWAIVMHSWQMAFMITGALSFIWAMIWLWFYKNPRDQKKLTSEEREYIISGQEAQHQTDNTKKMSAWKILRNRQFWGIALPRFLAEPAWGTFNAWIPLFMFKAYGFNLKEIAMFAWMPMLFADFGCILGGYLPPLFQRWFGVNLIVSRKLVVTMGAILMIGPGTIGLFTSPYVAIALLCVGGFAHQALSGALITLSSDVFGRNEVATANGLTGMAAWTASTLFALVVGALADTMGFSPLFAALAVFDLLGAIVIWTVLKNQSASELAAAAPAPEAVTQS; from the coding sequence ATGCGAAAAATAAAAGGTTTACGCTGGTACATGATAGCGCTGGTGACGCTGGGCACCGTGCTGGGCTATCTGACCCGCAACACGGTGGCCGTCGCGGCTCCCACGCTGATGAGCGAACTGAATATCACCACGCAGCAATACTCGTGGATCATCGCCGCCTATTCAGCTTGTTATACCGTTATGCAGCCTGTCGCGGGCTACCTGCTTGACGTGCTGGGCACCAAAGTAGGCTACGCGGTGTTCGCCGTCGCCTGGGCTATTTTCTGTGGCGCAACCGCACTGGCGGGCAGCTGGGGAGGTCTCGCTCTTGCCCGTGGCGCAGTCGGTGCCGCCGAAGCGGCGATGATCCCCGCAGGGCTAAAGGCCAGCAGCGAGTGGTTCCCCGCCAAAGAGCGCTCTATTGCGGTGGGGTATTTCAACGTCGGCTCTTCCATTGGAGCCATGATTGCCCCCCCGCTGGTGGTCTGGGCCATTGTGATGCACAGCTGGCAGATGGCGTTCATGATAACCGGCGCACTTAGCTTTATCTGGGCCATGATCTGGCTGTGGTTCTACAAAAACCCCCGCGACCAGAAAAAACTCACTAGCGAAGAACGCGAGTACATCATTAGCGGCCAGGAAGCCCAGCACCAGACCGATAACACGAAAAAGATGTCGGCGTGGAAAATCCTGCGTAACCGCCAGTTCTGGGGTATCGCCTTACCGCGCTTCCTCGCTGAGCCCGCGTGGGGCACGTTCAATGCCTGGATACCGCTGTTCATGTTTAAAGCCTATGGCTTCAACCTGAAAGAGATCGCGATGTTCGCGTGGATGCCCATGCTGTTCGCCGATTTTGGCTGCATTCTTGGGGGCTATTTACCGCCGCTGTTCCAGCGCTGGTTTGGCGTTAACCTGATTGTTTCGCGCAAGCTGGTGGTCACTATGGGGGCCATCCTGATGATTGGGCCTGGCACGATAGGCCTGTTTACCAGCCCTTACGTGGCGATTGCCTTGCTCTGCGTGGGTGGATTTGCTCATCAGGCACTGTCCGGGGCGTTAATTACGCTTTCTTCCGACGTTTTTGGCCGAAACGAAGTCGCCACGGCGAACGGACTGACTGGCATGGCAGCCTGGACCGCCAGTACCTTGTTTGCCCTGGTTGTCGGTGCTCTGGCCGACACAATGGGATTCAGCCCGCTTTTCGCGGCGCTTGCCGTGTTCGATCTTCTCGGCGCGATTGTTATCTGGACGGTACTGAAAAACCAGTCGGCCAGCGAACTCGCAGCCGCTGCTCCCGCCCCGGAGGCCGTGACACAGTCTTGA
- the uxaC gene encoding glucuronate isomerase has protein sequence MTPFMTDDFLLDTEVSRRLYHDYAKSQPIFDYHCHLPPQQIADNYRFKNLYDIWLKGDHYKWRAMRTNGVAERLCTGDASDREKFDAWAATVPHTLGNPLYHWTHLELRRPFGITGKLLSPATGEEIWQQCNALLEQDSFTARGIMQQMNVKMVGTTDDPVDSLEHHAAVARDGSFDIKVLPSWRPDKAFNIEQATFTDYISTLAAVSDTDIRRFSDLQAALSKRLDHFAAHGCKVADHALDVVVFAEADETTLNAILARRLAGGAVNDTEVAQFKTAVLAWLGTEYARRGWVQQYHIGALRNNNQRQFRLLGPDVGFDSINDRPLAEPLSKLLSKQNEENLLPKTILYCLNPRDNEVIGTMVGNFQGEGMPGKMQFGSGWWFNDQKDGMERQMTQLAQLGLLSRFVGMLTDSRSFLSYTRHEYFRRILCRMLGHWVQAGEVPEDMPLLGEMVKNICFNNARDYFAIELN, from the coding sequence ATGACCCCTTTTATGACTGATGACTTTCTCCTTGATACTGAAGTTTCCCGCCGTCTGTACCATGACTACGCAAAATCACAGCCCATTTTTGACTACCACTGTCATCTGCCGCCGCAGCAAATTGCCGACAACTATCGCTTTAAAAACCTGTATGACATCTGGCTGAAAGGGGATCACTACAAGTGGCGTGCGATGCGGACTAACGGCGTGGCTGAGCGGCTTTGCACCGGTGATGCCAGCGACCGTGAAAAGTTTGATGCCTGGGCTGCCACCGTGCCGCATACGCTCGGTAACCCGCTCTATCACTGGACGCATCTGGAGCTGCGCCGCCCGTTTGGCATTACCGGCAAACTGCTCTCGCCGGCAACGGGTGAGGAAATCTGGCAGCAATGCAATGCCTTGCTGGAGCAAGATTCGTTCACCGCCCGCGGCATCATGCAGCAGATGAACGTGAAAATGGTCGGCACCACTGACGATCCGGTGGACTCTCTGGAACACCACGCCGCCGTGGCCAGGGACGGCAGCTTCGACATCAAAGTGCTACCGAGCTGGCGGCCGGACAAAGCCTTTAATATCGAGCAGGCGACGTTTACCGACTACATTTCGACGCTGGCCGCCGTGTCCGACACCGATATTCGCCGTTTTAGCGATCTCCAGGCGGCGCTGAGCAAAAGGCTCGATCATTTTGCTGCCCACGGTTGCAAGGTGGCCGATCACGCGCTTGATGTGGTGGTCTTTGCCGAAGCGGATGAAACAACGCTGAATGCCATTCTTGCCCGTCGCCTGGCGGGTGGTGCGGTTAACGATACCGAAGTAGCGCAGTTTAAAACGGCGGTGCTGGCCTGGCTTGGCACGGAATACGCCCGTCGCGGCTGGGTGCAGCAGTACCACATTGGCGCGCTGCGCAACAATAACCAGCGCCAGTTCCGCCTGCTGGGGCCGGACGTTGGCTTTGATTCCATCAACGATCGCCCGCTGGCTGAGCCGCTGTCAAAACTGTTAAGCAAGCAAAATGAAGAGAACCTGCTGCCGAAAACCATTCTCTACTGCCTCAACCCGCGAGATAACGAGGTGATTGGCACGATGGTCGGTAACTTCCAGGGCGAAGGGATGCCAGGCAAAATGCAGTTTGGCTCCGGCTGGTGGTTTAACGATCAGAAAGACGGCATGGAGCGGCAAATGACTCAGCTCGCCCAGCTTGGGTTGCTGAGCCGCTTTGTCGGGATGCTGACCGACAGCCGCAGTTTCCTCTCCTACACGCGCCACGAATATTTCCGTCGCATTTTGTGCCGCATGCTTGGCCACTGGGTTCAGGCGGGCGAAGTGCCTGAAGATATGCCGCTGCTGGGGGAGATGGTGAAAAACATTTGCTTCAACAACGCCCGCGACTACTTTGCCATTGAGCTGAACTGA